Proteins from a genomic interval of Streptomyces sp. NBC_01445:
- the gabT gene encoding 4-aminobutyrate--2-oxoglutarate transaminase: protein MSAVPQERRVVTAIPGPKSQELQARRTAVVAAGVGSTLPVFTARAGGGIIEDVDGNRLIDFGSGIAVTSVGASAEAVVRRASAQLQDFTHTCFMVTPYEGYVAVAEALAELTPGDHAKKSALFNSGAEAVENAVKIARAYTKRQAVVVFDHGYHGRTNLTMALTSKNMPYKNGFGPFAPEVYRVPVAYGYRWLTGAENAGAEASAQAIDQITKQIGADNVAAIIIEPVLGEGGFIEPAKGFLPAIRQFAADNGIVFVADEIQSGFCRTGQWFACEDEGIVPDLITTAKGIAGGLPLAAVTGRAEIMDAAHAGGLGGTYGGNPVACAGALGAIETMKELDLNAKAKNIEAIMKARLATMAEKFDIIGDIRGRGAMIAIELVKDKATKEPHPAAAAALAKACHAEGLLVLTCGTYGNVLRFLPPLVIGDDLLNEGLDIIETAFAGV, encoded by the coding sequence ATGAGCGCAGTCCCGCAGGAGCGCCGCGTCGTCACCGCCATCCCCGGTCCGAAGTCGCAGGAGCTGCAGGCCCGACGTACCGCCGTGGTCGCGGCCGGCGTGGGCTCCACGCTGCCGGTCTTCACCGCCCGCGCGGGCGGCGGCATCATCGAGGACGTCGACGGCAACCGCCTGATCGACTTCGGTTCCGGCATCGCCGTGACCTCGGTCGGCGCCTCCGCCGAGGCCGTCGTGCGCCGCGCCTCCGCCCAGCTGCAGGACTTCACCCACACCTGTTTCATGGTCACGCCGTACGAGGGCTACGTCGCCGTCGCCGAGGCGCTGGCCGAGCTGACGCCGGGTGACCACGCCAAGAAGTCCGCGCTGTTCAACTCGGGCGCCGAGGCCGTCGAGAACGCCGTCAAGATCGCCCGTGCGTACACCAAGCGCCAGGCCGTCGTCGTCTTCGACCACGGCTACCACGGCCGTACGAACCTGACGATGGCGCTGACCAGCAAGAACATGCCGTACAAGAACGGCTTCGGCCCGTTCGCGCCCGAGGTCTACCGCGTGCCGGTGGCCTACGGCTACCGCTGGCTGACCGGCGCGGAGAACGCGGGCGCCGAGGCCTCCGCCCAGGCGATCGACCAGATCACCAAGCAGATCGGCGCCGACAACGTCGCCGCGATCATCATCGAGCCGGTCCTCGGCGAGGGCGGCTTCATCGAGCCGGCGAAGGGCTTCCTGCCCGCGATCCGCCAGTTCGCCGCGGACAACGGCATCGTCTTCGTCGCGGACGAGATCCAGTCCGGCTTCTGCCGCACCGGCCAGTGGTTCGCGTGCGAGGACGAGGGCATCGTCCCCGACCTGATCACGACCGCCAAGGGCATCGCGGGCGGTCTGCCGCTCGCCGCCGTGACGGGCCGCGCCGAGATCATGGACGCCGCGCACGCGGGCGGCCTCGGCGGCACCTACGGCGGCAACCCGGTGGCCTGCGCCGGTGCGCTCGGCGCCATCGAGACCATGAAGGAGCTCGACCTCAACGCCAAGGCGAAGAACATCGAGGCCATCATGAAGGCCCGCCTCGCCACCATGGCCGAGAAGTTCGACATCATCGGCGACATCCGTGGCCGCGGCGCGATGATCGCCATCGAGCTCGTCAAGGACAAGGCCACCAAGGAGCCGCACCCGGCCGCCGCCGCCGCGCTCGCCAAGGCCTGCCACGCCGAGGGTCTGCTGGTCCTCACCTGTGGCACCTACGGCAACGTGCTGCGCTTCCTTCCCCCGCTCGTCATCGGTGACGACCTGCTCAACGAGGGCCTGGACATCATCGAGACCGCGTTCGCGGGCGTCTGA
- a CDS encoding phosphatase PAP2 family protein, with translation MRQTDQIGRLGTTPPVPGRPTIFRWAAVLSALLFLFLTWQIAVGGALRRADERLGDAIGSSRLPNRAAELLADLGNIAVALPVLTAVLGYAAWRARRDGVPRWWKPPVIAALTMAAVPLLVVPVKETVARTGPAVMGPGTGFYPSGHATTAAVAYGACLLLLLPYVRGAYARRELVIGYTVLNAAVGLGLMRRGYHWPLDVVGGWCLSVVLLYVMCAVWAGRAPRG, from the coding sequence GTGCGGCAAACCGATCAGATCGGCCGCCTCGGAACTACCCCCCCTGTTCCGGGGCGGCCGACCATTTTCCGCTGGGCCGCCGTTCTGAGCGCCCTGCTCTTCCTCTTCCTCACCTGGCAGATCGCCGTCGGCGGTGCGCTGCGCCGCGCGGACGAACGCCTCGGTGACGCGATCGGATCCAGCCGCCTGCCGAACCGGGCCGCCGAACTCCTCGCCGACCTCGGCAACATCGCCGTCGCGCTCCCGGTCCTCACCGCCGTCCTCGGCTACGCCGCCTGGCGCGCCCGTCGCGACGGCGTGCCCCGCTGGTGGAAGCCCCCCGTCATCGCCGCGCTGACGATGGCCGCCGTCCCGCTCCTGGTCGTCCCGGTCAAGGAGACCGTCGCCCGGACGGGCCCGGCCGTGATGGGCCCCGGCACCGGCTTCTACCCGTCGGGCCACGCGACGACGGCGGCGGTCGCGTACGGCGCCTGCCTGCTCCTCCTGCTGCCGTACGTGCGTGGCGCCTACGCGCGCCGCGAACTCGTCATCGGCTACACGGTCCTGAACGCGGCCGTCGGCCTCGGTCTGATGCGGCGCGGCTACCACTGGCCGCTGGACGTCGTCGGCGGCTGGTGCCTCTCGGTGGTCCTGCTGTACGTCATGTGCGCGGTGTGGGCGGGCCGGGCGCCCCGCGGCTGA
- a CDS encoding NAD(P)/FAD-dependent oxidoreductase: protein MAARAMNRGTDWIKSLADAKPLSYWLDDPGKPQAQPALTGDERCDLLVVGGGYSGLWTALLAKERDPGRDVVLLEGQEVGWAASGRNGGFCAASLTHGVANGLARWPGEIAKLEELGNRNLDAIEEAVARYSIDCDFERTGELDVATEPHQVTELQEFHQELTETGLADGTELLDADATREQVDSPTFLGALYDRRGVAMLHPAKLAWGLKQACLDLGVRFYEHTPALELSSSGAGTAVRTPYGRVFAQHVALGTNVFPSLVKRVRSYTVPVYDYALMTEPLTDDQLASIGWKNRQGLGDSANQFHYFRLSADNRILWGGYDAIYPYGGRVRAEYDHRPETYAKLAGQFFACFPQLEGVRFSHAWGGAIDTCSRFSAFFGTAHKGRVAYAAGYTGLGVGATRFGADVMLDLLSGERTERTELEMVRTKPLPFPPEPFAYTGIALTKWSLARADDNGGRRNLWLKAMDKAGLGFDS, encoded by the coding sequence ATGGCCGCACGTGCCATGAACCGTGGTACCGACTGGATCAAGTCACTGGCGGACGCCAAGCCGCTGTCCTACTGGCTGGACGACCCCGGCAAGCCGCAGGCCCAGCCGGCGCTGACCGGCGACGAACGCTGCGACCTGCTCGTCGTCGGCGGCGGCTACAGCGGCCTGTGGACCGCGCTCCTCGCCAAGGAGCGCGACCCCGGGCGCGACGTGGTCCTGCTCGAAGGGCAGGAGGTGGGCTGGGCGGCTTCCGGCCGCAACGGAGGATTCTGCGCCGCCTCCCTGACACACGGCGTCGCGAACGGGCTGGCCCGCTGGCCCGGCGAGATCGCGAAGCTGGAGGAGCTCGGCAACCGCAACCTCGACGCGATCGAGGAGGCGGTCGCCCGCTACTCCATCGACTGCGACTTCGAGCGCACCGGCGAACTGGACGTGGCCACCGAGCCGCATCAGGTCACCGAACTCCAGGAATTCCACCAGGAGTTGACCGAGACGGGCCTCGCGGACGGCACCGAGCTGCTCGACGCCGACGCGACCCGCGAACAGGTCGACTCGCCGACCTTCCTCGGCGCCCTGTACGACCGGCGCGGTGTCGCGATGCTGCACCCCGCCAAGCTCGCCTGGGGCCTCAAGCAGGCCTGCCTCGACCTCGGCGTGCGCTTCTACGAGCACACCCCGGCGCTCGAACTCTCCTCGTCCGGCGCCGGGACCGCGGTCCGCACCCCCTACGGGCGCGTCTTCGCCCAGCACGTCGCGCTCGGCACGAACGTCTTCCCGTCCCTGGTCAAGCGCGTGCGCTCGTACACCGTCCCGGTCTACGACTACGCGCTGATGACCGAGCCCCTGACCGACGACCAGCTGGCCTCCATCGGCTGGAAGAACCGCCAGGGCCTCGGCGACTCGGCCAACCAGTTCCACTACTTCCGGCTCTCCGCGGACAACCGGATCCTGTGGGGCGGCTACGACGCGATCTATCCCTACGGCGGCCGGGTGCGCGCCGAGTACGACCACAGGCCCGAGACGTACGCGAAGCTCGCCGGCCAGTTCTTCGCCTGCTTCCCGCAGCTGGAGGGGGTGCGCTTCAGCCACGCGTGGGGCGGCGCCATCGATACCTGCTCACGCTTCTCGGCGTTCTTCGGCACGGCCCACAAGGGCCGCGTCGCGTACGCCGCCGGGTACACCGGCCTCGGCGTGGGCGCGACCCGCTTCGGCGCGGACGTGATGCTCGACCTGCTCTCCGGTGAGCGAACGGAGCGTACGGAGCTGGAGATGGTCCGCACGAAGCCGCTGCCCTTCCCGCCCGAGCCGTTCGCCTACACCGGGATCGCGCTCACCAAGTGGTCCCTGGCGCGCGCCGACGACAACGGCGGCCGGCGCAACCTGTGGCTGAAGGCCATGGACAAGGCGGGCCTCGGCTTCGACAGCTGA
- a CDS encoding ABC transporter permease, translating into MPFVRWLRRNLVVIAGLVTLGYLLLPNVIVTVFSFNKPKGRFNYEWQQFSLDAWTNPCGVADMCGSLSLSLQIALWATIGATVLGTMIAFALVRYRFRARGAVNSLIFLPMAMPEVVMAASLLTLFLNMGAQLGFWTILIAHIMFCLSFVVTAVKARVMSMDPRLEQAAQDLYAGPVQTFVRVTLPIAAPGIAAGALLAFALSFDDFIITNFNAGSTVTFPMFVWGSAQRGTPVQINVIGTAMFIVAVLLVLAAMLIGKRKNKAV; encoded by the coding sequence ACGCTGGCTGCGCCGCAATCTCGTCGTCATCGCGGGTCTGGTCACCCTCGGCTATCTGCTCCTGCCCAACGTCATCGTGACGGTGTTCTCCTTCAACAAGCCGAAGGGGCGCTTCAATTACGAGTGGCAGCAGTTCTCCCTCGACGCGTGGACGAACCCGTGCGGCGTCGCCGACATGTGCGGCTCGCTGTCCCTGAGCCTCCAGATCGCCCTGTGGGCGACGATCGGCGCCACCGTCCTCGGCACGATGATCGCCTTCGCCCTGGTGCGCTACCGCTTCCGGGCCCGCGGCGCCGTGAACTCGCTGATCTTCCTGCCGATGGCGATGCCCGAGGTCGTCATGGCCGCCTCGCTGCTCACGCTCTTCCTCAACATGGGCGCGCAGCTCGGCTTCTGGACGATCCTCATCGCCCACATCATGTTCTGCCTCAGCTTCGTCGTGACGGCCGTCAAGGCGCGCGTCATGTCGATGGACCCGCGCCTCGAACAGGCCGCCCAGGACCTCTACGCCGGTCCCGTCCAGACCTTCGTACGGGTCACCCTGCCGATCGCCGCGCCGGGCATCGCCGCGGGCGCGCTGCTCGCCTTCGCGCTCTCCTTCGACGACTTCATCATCACCAACTTCAACGCGGGCTCGACCGTGACCTTTCCCATGTTCGTCTGGGGATCGGCGCAGCGCGGTACGCCCGTTCAGATCAATGTCATCGGTACGGCGATGTTCATCGTCGCCGTGCTGCTGGTCCTTGCCGCAATGCTGATCGGCAAGCGAAAGAACAAGGCAGTTTGA